Proteins from a single region of Dehalococcoidia bacterium:
- a CDS encoding threonylcarbamoyl-AMP synthase: MKIEKNKNILIDQIVEKLSNGKVCILPTDTFYSLSVVADNSLAIKNLFKIKKRDLNKPIPLLISSLRDVERYCDISSQRLNKLADKFWPGPLTIVLPIMNDFPKEINNGSGYLGVRVPNHSFTQKIIESLGRPITGTSANISGVAPTKDINQIKLTFSKKVSEITEIDCGSETLSSTVIKIDNDESEIDILREGPVTLEKIKEVID; the protein is encoded by the coding sequence TTGAAGATAGAAAAAAATAAAAATATATTAATAGACCAAATCGTTGAAAAGTTATCTAATGGTAAGGTTTGTATTTTGCCTACAGATACGTTTTACTCTTTATCAGTAGTTGCAGATAATTCATTAGCTATAAAAAATCTTTTTAAGATAAAAAAAAGAGATTTAAATAAACCTATTCCTCTGCTAATTTCAAGTTTAAGAGATGTAGAGAGGTATTGTGATATATCATCCCAAAGGCTTAATAAATTGGCTGATAAATTTTGGCCAGGGCCGCTAACTATTGTTCTACCAATAATGAATGATTTTCCAAAAGAAATAAATAACGGTTCAGGATATTTAGGGGTTAGAGTACCAAATCATTCATTTACCCAAAAAATAATTGAATCTCTAGGAAGACCAATAACAGGTACTTCTGCAAATATAAGTGGTGTTGCTCCCACAAAAGATATAAACCAAATCAAATTAACTTTTAGTAAAAAAGTTTCTGAAATCACTGAAATAGATTGTGGATCAGAAACTCTTTCTTCCACCGTAATAAAGATTGACAATGATGAGTCCGAAATAGATATTTTAAGAGAAGGTCCAGTAACTTTAGAAAAAATAAAAGAAGTAATTGATTAA
- a CDS encoding polyprenyl synthetase family protein, which produces MMNFIPTLTSVLNKEDLGLYKMMKYHFGLENNSENSPKQNFPLGTIAQIFSEHFEVNNKISYSVSASIELLNASFEVHEDVRNGNTERFEKESLWWKYGPAQAINVGDGFQALSRSVLLDIADGFDNSESLLSIISNFDGSIIKICESENYELDLQEKPITTIDDYLRLAEHKLGTLLLLTMTTPMILSKSDLDTPNELSKNLMTYEKIRQDIDFFRDDSPKDSAKFGGILSKNKPLPVILVFQKGNPTQKRKIGEIYLDRIIDPKKIPEIKKLCIELDTINDSKEMANDYKKKSELGLDHLGFSKSSKIEIFENISLL; this is translated from the coding sequence ATGATGAATTTCATACCAACCTTAACTTCAGTACTAAATAAAGAAGATCTCGGATTGTATAAGATGATGAAATATCATTTTGGTCTCGAGAATAATTCTGAGAATTCACCTAAACAAAATTTTCCCCTTGGTACTATCGCTCAAATATTTTCAGAGCATTTTGAAGTAAATAATAAAATATCTTATTCAGTATCAGCATCAATTGAATTACTAAATGCATCTTTTGAGGTTCATGAGGATGTTAGAAATGGTAACACTGAAAGATTTGAAAAAGAGTCATTATGGTGGAAATATGGGCCAGCTCAAGCAATAAATGTAGGAGATGGTTTCCAGGCTTTATCAAGATCAGTATTATTAGATATTGCAGATGGTTTTGATAATTCCGAATCTTTATTAAGTATAATTTCTAATTTTGATGGAAGCATAATAAAGATATGTGAATCCGAAAATTATGAACTTGATCTTCAAGAAAAACCAATAACAACAATTGATGATTACCTAAGATTAGCTGAGCATAAGCTTGGAACATTATTGCTCTTAACTATGACAACTCCTATGATTCTTAGTAAATCAGATTTGGATACTCCTAATGAACTTTCAAAGAACCTAATGACTTATGAAAAAATTAGGCAAGATATAGACTTTTTTAGAGATGATTCACCAAAAGATTCAGCAAAATTTGGCGGAATTCTTTCAAAAAATAAGCCACTGCCTGTAATACTCGTATTTCAAAAAGGAAATCCAACTCAAAAAAGAAAAATTGGAGAAATCTATCTAGACAGGATTATTGATCCAAAAAAAATTCCTGAAATAAAAAAATTATGTATTGAATTAGATACCATAAACGATTCGAAAGAAATGGCTAATGATTACAAAAAAAAGTCTGAATTAGGGTTAGATCATCTAGGTTTTTCTAAATCAAGTAAGATTGAAATTTTTGAGAATATTAGCCTCTTGTAA